A part of Caldicellulosiruptor owensensis OL genomic DNA contains:
- a CDS encoding DedA family protein: protein MIEFLKYMVDNFGLWGIFLILAIEGLGIPFPTQIAYLGAVALLNSRKFTHFILIMVIALGNLCGNVAVNLLLRSGRKKIISLFEKLLRIKKETLESVNNFFVKYGIFAVPIARIIGVPRTPIIFLAGISKMNFYEYIISSFIGNTIWATFYVYFYWYGFNLFKFLYKKDKYLFWFTISLLVFIIILVWTIFLKLWRRSKRI, encoded by the coding sequence ATGATTGAATTTTTGAAATACATGGTTGACAATTTTGGACTTTGGGGAATATTTTTGATATTGGCAATAGAAGGGCTTGGAATACCTTTCCCAACACAGATTGCTTACCTTGGCGCAGTAGCACTTTTAAACTCACGCAAATTCACTCATTTTATATTGATAATGGTGATAGCATTAGGAAATCTTTGTGGAAATGTTGCTGTGAACCTTCTTCTCAGAAGTGGCAGAAAGAAAATAATCAGCCTTTTTGAAAAGCTTTTGAGAATAAAAAAAGAGACGCTTGAGAGCGTCAATAATTTTTTTGTAAAGTATGGTATATTTGCAGTACCAATAGCAAGAATAATAGGAGTTCCTCGCACTCCAATTATTTTTTTAGCAGGAATTAGTAAGATGAATTTTTATGAATATATCATATCTTCTTTTATTGGAAATACCATCTGGGCGACATTTTATGTGTACTTTTACTGGTATGGATTTAACTTGTTCAAATTCCTTTATAAAAAAGATAAATACCTTTTCTGGTTTACTATTTCATTATTGGTATTTATCATAATCTTGGTGTGGACTATATTTTTAAAGCTATGGAGAAGAAGTAAAAGAATCTGA
- a CDS encoding G5 domain-containing protein: MNKLKCLVAKPRDMKKLILAFVIVFILSILLGAMTAQALVKEVSITIDGKTFYYKTIKSTVREVLEENQIYLTKDDYISPSLDTKINENTQIIIKRAFEVKILVGDEEKVVYIPSGTVEDAIKKAGVVLGKSDRVNLPLSQLLDKPTVIKITKVTEKVVVEKQKIPFSTVTKMNYNMDYGRQKVVQQGQDGIKERRYKLILEDGKEVERKLLGEQIVKPPKPKIVEVGAIRWFKTSRGEVVRYRKVYTMIATAYSLTPSDTGKSPSHPDYGRTATGHKVRRGVVAVDPRVIPLGTRLYVEGYGFAIALDTGSAIKGNRIDVFVEKDAYKFGVRRVKVYVLAN, translated from the coding sequence ATGAATAAATTGAAGTGCCTTGTGGCAAAGCCAAGGGATATGAAGAAGCTTATCCTGGCTTTTGTCATTGTATTTATTTTGTCAATCCTGCTTGGCGCCATGACTGCACAGGCACTGGTGAAAGAAGTTAGCATAACAATTGACGGCAAGACGTTTTATTATAAAACAATTAAGTCCACAGTAAGAGAGGTCTTGGAAGAAAATCAAATTTACTTGACAAAAGATGACTATATCTCGCCTTCTTTGGACACAAAAATAAATGAGAATACCCAGATAATAATAAAAAGAGCTTTTGAAGTGAAAATACTTGTTGGCGACGAGGAAAAGGTTGTGTATATTCCAAGCGGTACTGTTGAGGATGCAATAAAAAAAGCAGGGGTTGTTCTTGGAAAGTCAGACAGGGTAAATCTTCCTCTTTCTCAGCTTCTTGATAAGCCCACTGTCATTAAAATTACTAAGGTAACAGAGAAGGTGGTCGTGGAAAAACAAAAGATACCTTTCAGTACAGTTACAAAAATGAACTATAATATGGACTACGGAAGGCAAAAGGTTGTCCAGCAAGGGCAGGATGGTATCAAAGAAAGAAGATACAAGCTCATATTGGAAGATGGTAAAGAAGTTGAGAGGAAATTGCTTGGTGAACAAATTGTCAAGCCACCGAAGCCAAAGATTGTTGAAGTTGGAGCAATAAGGTGGTTCAAGACATCAAGAGGAGAAGTGGTCAGATACAGAAAGGTTTATACAATGATAGCAACTGCATATTCTTTGACTCCAAGTGATACAGGTAAAAGTCCATCTCACCCTGATTATGGCAGAACTGCAACAGGGCACAAAGTTAGGCGTGGTGTTGTTGCGGTTGACCCGCGCGTGATTCCGCTTGGAACAAGGCTTTATGTGGAAGGATATGGTTTTGCAATAGCCCTTGACACAGGTTCTGCTATCAAGGGGAACAGAATAGATGTGTTTGTTGAAAAGGATGCGTATAAATTTGGTGTGCGGCGTGTAAAAGTTTATGTGCTTGCAAACTGA
- a CDS encoding glycoside hydrolase family 130 protein has product MFKLQRVTDKPVLKPKQENEWERAAVFNAAAIFHRGLFHLIYRATNIPPHKDYGDYISTIGYAVSTDGINFYRLDKPVMVAENEQERRGIEDPRIVEIDGTFYMTYTGFGGRYDGDFRIMLAKSKNLIKWERIGIALDEPNKDAALFPEKINGRYVMFHRRYPNMWLAFSDDMINWTDHVEIMTVRENSWESSRIGIAGPPIKVKFGWLVIYHAADHKNVYRLGAVLLDAKDPTKILSRFSEPILEPELSWEVDGYIPNVVFSCGHAEVGDEVWVYYGGADTVIGVAKFNKEKIKFD; this is encoded by the coding sequence ATGTTCAAACTTCAAAGAGTGACAGACAAACCGGTTTTGAAGCCAAAACAGGAAAATGAATGGGAAAGAGCAGCAGTTTTCAATGCTGCAGCTATATTTCACAGAGGGCTTTTTCATTTAATTTACAGGGCGACAAACATTCCACCGCATAAGGACTATGGTGATTACATTTCTACAATAGGATATGCTGTATCAACAGATGGTATTAACTTTTACAGACTTGACAAGCCTGTGATGGTTGCAGAAAACGAACAGGAAAGAAGAGGAATTGAAGACCCGCGCATAGTTGAGATTGATGGGACGTTTTACATGACATACACAGGGTTTGGTGGCAGGTATGATGGCGATTTTAGAATTATGCTTGCAAAGTCAAAGAACCTTATAAAATGGGAGAGAATAGGTATTGCACTTGATGAACCAAACAAAGATGCAGCACTTTTCCCAGAAAAGATAAATGGTAGGTATGTCATGTTTCACAGAAGATATCCCAATATGTGGCTTGCTTTTTCTGATGACATGATAAACTGGACAGACCATGTTGAAATAATGACTGTAAGAGAAAATTCATGGGAGAGTAGTCGTATAGGTATTGCAGGACCACCTATAAAGGTCAAGTTTGGCTGGCTGGTGATATACCACGCAGCAGACCATAAGAATGTGTACAGGCTTGGAGCAGTACTTTTGGACGCAAAAGATCCAACAAAGATTCTGTCACGCTTTTCGGAACCAATTTTGGAACCCGAGCTTTCATGGGAAGTGGATGGTTACATACCCAATGTTGTTTTCAGCTGTGGTCATGCAGAGGTTGGCGATGAGGTCTGGGTATATTATGGAGGTGCTGACACTGTAATTGGTGTTGCAAAATTTAATAAAGAGAAGATAAAATTTGATTGA
- a CDS encoding zinc-dependent alcohol dehydrogenase family protein, with protein sequence MKAAIFYGKRSLKVEDVSLPTIKEGDILVKVEACGICGTDVHIFNGEEGSAKLTPPIILGHEFCGIVVETKSKLFNVGDKVCIDPNIYCGVCKFCRSGKPQLCENLTALGVNINGGFAQYAAVPEKQAIKFENIDFTEAALAEPLACCLHGLGKIKIFPTDKVLIIGFGPIGLIMLELVKMYGADDIFGYEIDGFRKNIAKSYGVKAIIDKDCKEESFDVVIECAGTKESIEMAFKRVGKGGRVLVFSVPSPTVATEICPFEMFRKEAQIFWSFVNPFTQKLAIELLQQGKINLKHVVTHKISLAQLPEALSKKFENQIKVIVQP encoded by the coding sequence ATGAAAGCAGCCATATTTTATGGCAAGAGAAGCTTAAAAGTAGAAGATGTTAGCTTGCCCACAATAAAAGAGGGAGATATTTTAGTCAAGGTTGAGGCATGTGGCATTTGCGGTACAGATGTGCATATATTCAATGGCGAAGAAGGGTCTGCAAAGCTCACACCTCCGATAATATTAGGACACGAATTTTGTGGCATTGTTGTTGAGACAAAATCTAAGCTTTTCAATGTAGGAGACAAGGTGTGCATTGATCCTAACATCTACTGTGGAGTGTGCAAGTTTTGTAGAAGTGGAAAGCCTCAGCTTTGCGAAAATTTAACAGCGCTTGGTGTGAACATAAACGGTGGGTTTGCCCAGTATGCCGCTGTGCCAGAAAAACAGGCGATAAAATTTGAGAACATAGATTTTACTGAGGCGGCACTGGCAGAGCCTCTGGCTTGCTGTCTTCATGGTCTTGGGAAGATAAAGATTTTTCCCACCGATAAGGTTTTGATAATAGGTTTTGGTCCGATTGGTCTTATAATGCTTGAACTTGTAAAGATGTATGGGGCTGATGATATCTTCGGTTATGAGATTGATGGTTTTAGAAAAAATATTGCTAAAAGCTATGGTGTTAAAGCTATTATTGATAAAGATTGCAAAGAAGAAAGCTTTGACGTTGTAATTGAGTGTGCAGGAACTAAAGAGAGTATTGAAATGGCATTTAAAAGGGTGGGTAAAGGTGGCAGAGTTCTGGTGTTTTCTGTGCCTTCACCCACCGTAGCTACTGAAATTTGTCCGTTTGAGATGTTCAGAAAAGAAGCACAAATTTTTTGGTCTTTTGTAAATCCATTTACTCAAAAGCTTGCAATTGAACTTTTGCAACAAGGAAAGATAAATTTAAAACATGTTGTCACACACAAAATTTCACTTGCTCAGTTGCCAGAGGCACTTTCAAAGAAGTTTGAGAATCAAATAAAAGTGATTGTCCAACCTTGA
- a CDS encoding sensor histidine kinase: MKKNEHIKLLVSMLFLLALIMLLLIYSIYFINTEFIKHQKIPCWQRTFVIYSFTLLAILNLYTVKNLFTALSILKTTQIYKDNIKSLDNFINILRAQRHEFNNHLQIIWGLICVGKYSDAIRYIEQISENLKNTSKFYGLGCAELSALIFAKSALAEKYEINFEFHYSVDFSNLKFDSMDLINICGNLIDNAFYYAKSSLSKYVGLNIEDEGNQIEITVTNSGSYIDKCKKEKIFELGYSTKNSSGLGLFIVKSTVEKYKGKIDVFSEYRDFNKIEEGYTTFRVILPKKI, from the coding sequence ATGAAGAAAAATGAACATATAAAACTTTTGGTATCAATGCTTTTTCTGCTTGCACTTATTATGCTTTTGCTTATCTATTCGATATATTTTATAAACACAGAATTCATAAAACATCAAAAGATACCTTGCTGGCAAAGAACTTTTGTTATATATTCTTTTACTCTACTTGCAATCTTAAATTTATATACTGTCAAAAACCTTTTTACAGCCCTGAGCATACTCAAGACAACTCAAATTTACAAAGACAATATAAAATCACTGGACAATTTTATAAATATCTTAAGAGCTCAAAGACATGAGTTTAATAACCACCTTCAAATTATATGGGGACTTATTTGTGTTGGGAAATATAGCGATGCAATTCGCTATATCGAACAAATTAGCGAAAATCTAAAAAATACATCAAAATTCTATGGACTTGGATGTGCAGAGCTTTCTGCCTTGATATTTGCAAAGAGTGCACTGGCTGAAAAATATGAGATAAATTTTGAATTCCACTACAGTGTAGACTTTAGCAATCTCAAGTTTGATTCTATGGACCTTATAAATATCTGCGGTAATCTAATTGACAATGCATTTTATTATGCAAAATCTTCTCTATCTAAATATGTCGGACTTAATATAGAGGATGAAGGTAACCAGATTGAAATAACAGTAACAAACTCCGGATCATATATAGATAAATGTAAAAAGGAAAAAATATTTGAACTCGGATACTCCACAAAAAATTCAAGTGGTCTGGGGCTTTTCATTGTAAAATCAACAGTTGAAAAGTACAAAGGCAAGATTGATGTTTTCTCGGAGTACAGAGATTTTAACAAAATTGAAGAAGGATATACAACCTTTAGAGTAATCCTGCCAAAAAAAATATAA
- a CDS encoding DUF2156 domain-containing protein has product MKFYKIDISHKDIFDNYFAEFEPEIADLTFTNLFMWDPFYDIHFTEEDGFLLIMAKPYNQPPFLHGPVGKDLNKLPVVIEKARKYFESEGYSFMIKRASKKTVDMLSECGLKFEGIFERDLSDYVYRVEDLVQLKGKKYHSKKNHINKFLRLYSDRYEWKKIDEEIVKLCWDFECEWYEKRNGKEDIGLTFEKMAIERAIKNFDKLSYKGMVIFIDGRIKAFTFGEPLNKNTVVIHVEKADPDVEGLYAFVNQKFLAEFWQDFEFVNREEDLGKEGIRKAKMSYHPFKFAEKFTILFD; this is encoded by the coding sequence ATGAAATTTTACAAGATAGACATTTCACACAAAGATATTTTTGACAATTATTTTGCTGAATTTGAGCCTGAGATTGCTGACCTGACATTTACAAACCTTTTTATGTGGGATCCCTTTTATGATATTCATTTTACCGAAGAAGATGGATTTTTGCTCATAATGGCAAAACCGTACAACCAGCCACCTTTTTTACACGGACCTGTGGGAAAAGATTTAAACAAACTTCCTGTTGTTATTGAAAAAGCCAGAAAATATTTTGAATCTGAGGGATATAGTTTCATGATAAAAAGAGCCTCTAAAAAGACAGTAGATATGCTTTCTGAGTGTGGATTGAAGTTTGAAGGTATTTTTGAAAGAGACCTTTCTGACTATGTTTACAGGGTTGAAGATTTGGTTCAGCTAAAGGGAAAAAAATATCATTCCAAAAAAAATCATATTAACAAGTTTTTAAGACTCTATTCAGACAGATATGAGTGGAAAAAAATAGATGAAGAAATTGTAAAGCTTTGCTGGGACTTTGAATGTGAATGGTACGAAAAGAGAAATGGGAAGGAGGATATAGGACTTACATTTGAGAAAATGGCTATAGAAAGGGCGATAAAAAATTTTGATAAACTTTCTTATAAAGGTATGGTAATTTTTATTGATGGCAGGATAAAAGCCTTCACATTTGGGGAGCCTTTAAATAAAAATACAGTGGTCATACATGTAGAAAAAGCTGACCCGGACGTTGAAGGGCTTTATGCTTTTGTTAACCAAAAATTTTTAGCAGAGTTTTGGCAGGATTTTGAGTTTGTAAATCGTGAAGAGGATTTGGGTAAGGAAGGAATAAGAAAGGCAAAGATGTCTTATCATCCATTTAAGTTTGCAGAAAAGTTTACCATTCTTTTTGATTAA
- a CDS encoding CotS family spore coat protein gives MGRIELKLVEENYSIRIERIKQIKSNAYFVKTKDGKEYFLKISRVDKEHVDFILKIFSHLKNTSFKSHLIDFQKTVDGGFYFLDGHKRVYLLCKWIDGRSADFRNVFDLKVAVSVLHNLHKASLSFAEKIKSRFHSSYQEVFQKKYSQVVQMKNIIHQKDSLGYFDEIFLKVLSRFEGRFVESIYMMKKVEEHFKKENQRVLIHHDPAHHNFIFCETGVYLIDFDYAMVDYDVHDFVNLGVRVLKTNDWDINVFRIYLKCLDDKNIIKKFWLQTFWILMYFPQEIWQVGLQYYFEKQPWTEEYFLKRLKGAERIQIGKEMIIKKIAGGIFKCH, from the coding sequence ATGGGAAGAATCGAACTGAAGTTGGTTGAAGAGAATTATTCTATAAGAATAGAAAGAATAAAACAAATAAAATCCAACGCCTATTTTGTAAAGACTAAAGATGGTAAAGAATATTTTTTAAAGATCAGCAGAGTTGACAAAGAGCATGTTGATTTTATTCTCAAGATTTTTTCACATCTGAAAAATACAAGTTTCAAAAGCCACCTGATTGATTTCCAAAAGACCGTTGATGGTGGCTTTTATTTTTTAGATGGGCACAAAAGAGTTTATCTTCTATGTAAGTGGATAGATGGCAGAAGTGCGGATTTTAGGAATGTTTTTGACTTAAAAGTGGCAGTTTCAGTCTTGCATAACCTTCATAAAGCTTCACTTTCTTTTGCTGAAAAAATAAAAAGCAGATTTCATTCATCTTATCAGGAAGTGTTTCAGAAAAAGTATTCACAAGTTGTACAGATGAAGAATATTATACATCAAAAAGATAGTCTTGGCTATTTTGATGAAATATTCTTGAAGGTTCTAAGCAGATTTGAAGGCAGGTTTGTGGAAAGCATATATATGATGAAAAAGGTAGAAGAGCACTTCAAAAAAGAAAATCAGAGAGTATTAATTCATCATGACCCTGCTCATCACAATTTTATATTTTGTGAAACAGGGGTGTATCTCATAGATTTCGATTATGCGATGGTAGACTATGACGTGCATGATTTTGTGAACCTTGGCGTGAGAGTGTTGAAAACAAATGATTGGGACATCAATGTATTTCGGATTTATTTAAAATGTCTGGATGATAAAAATATTATAAAGAAATTCTGGTTGCAGACATTTTGGATTTTGATGTATTTCCCCCAGGAGATTTGGCAGGTAGGACTTCAGTACTATTTCGAAAAACAGCCATGGACAGAAGAGTACTTTCTCAAAAGACTAAAAGGAGCAGAAAGAATACAAATAGGAAAGGAGATGATAATAAAAAAGATTGCAGGAGGGATTTTTAAATGTCATTGA
- a CDS encoding protein kinase family protein, whose translation MSLKQKFKLHYGFDIKELKKFKDGYLFKTSKAEYLLKKTKMSPAEIVFIFHCHQHLKDNKFVNFEKIVPTKDGCPYLIFNNNTYVLIEHFKKEPVEFSEKQLANLVEFINAFHSASSNLKSAVGARYKVQYGKDRIAARNMYSMFTKLKENPQLIKSERLKNIILSTIDTNIEYVKKALEILEDDRYLDVISRSMQENRFIHGKLAIYNIHKCYGKLRLANMFDLELNVREKDIATFVKSLLKIDKNFDFEDCISKFYVTSYDDYKKCLVLAMILLPYEYFSLLKKIIRFRDLDWASEGFEEKIKRICEKDQYKYKILASLH comes from the coding sequence ATGTCATTGAAGCAAAAATTTAAGCTTCACTATGGCTTTGACATAAAAGAGCTCAAGAAGTTCAAAGATGGATATCTTTTCAAGACAAGCAAAGCAGAATACCTTTTGAAAAAAACTAAAATGTCACCTGCAGAAATTGTCTTTATATTTCACTGTCATCAACATTTGAAAGATAACAAATTTGTTAATTTTGAAAAGATTGTTCCCACAAAAGATGGTTGTCCTTACCTGATATTCAACAATAACACATATGTGCTCATAGAACATTTTAAAAAAGAACCTGTCGAATTTTCCGAAAAGCAACTGGCAAATTTAGTAGAGTTTATAAATGCTTTTCATTCAGCATCCAGCAACTTAAAATCGGCTGTAGGTGCACGATACAAGGTTCAATATGGAAAAGATAGAATTGCTGCACGAAATATGTATTCGATGTTTACCAAGCTAAAAGAAAATCCTCAGCTGATAAAAAGTGAAAGGCTTAAGAATATTATTTTAAGCACAATTGATACAAATATCGAATACGTAAAAAAAGCATTAGAAATTTTAGAAGATGACAGATATCTTGATGTGATATCGCGCAGCATGCAGGAAAATAGATTCATACATGGCAAACTTGCTATTTACAACATCCACAAATGTTACGGTAAATTAAGACTTGCCAATATGTTTGATTTAGAACTAAATGTCCGTGAAAAGGACATAGCCACGTTTGTGAAAAGCCTGCTCAAAATAGACAAAAATTTTGATTTTGAAGATTGCATAAGCAAATTTTATGTTACCTCATATGACGATTACAAAAAATGTTTAGTCTTAGCTATGATACTTCTGCCATATGAGTATTTTTCTCTTCTTAAAAAAATTATTAGGTTTAGAGATTTGGACTGGGCATCTGAAGGATTTGAAGAGAAAATTAAAAGGATATGTGAAAAAGACCAGTACAAGTACAAAATTTTAGCCTCCCTGCATTAA
- a CDS encoding CotS family spore coat protein produces the protein MIALREEITQFFDIEVFYFMPIRDILVLSTDRGLKCFKRVDYSVETLLFIHGGKEHLVSRGFIDIDRFNLSKEGLPYVMLGDEIYVLTDWIDARECELENPIELKAATEKLAMMHEASIGYTNVPESARVRDDLGKLLTKFEKRCNEFLRMRKMADKKKSMFDYEYLFTYSYYFDLAKEALEKLKNSNYLKLCDEAREKRGFIHRDYSYHNILYTHDGDVYIIDFDYLTYDLRIVDLTSFMQKVLKRIHWDIKTGESILNWYSNVSPLSKDELELVYIILLFPYRYWKTCNRYYNGKKSWSEKAFTNKLHEVIAEKEFHYDFIKWLEKQI, from the coding sequence ATGATTGCTCTGAGAGAGGAGATAACTCAATTTTTTGATATAGAGGTTTTTTATTTTATGCCTATCCGTGACATTTTAGTTCTCTCCACCGACAGAGGTCTTAAATGTTTTAAAAGAGTAGACTATTCGGTGGAAACGCTTTTGTTTATTCACGGGGGCAAAGAACACCTTGTTTCAAGAGGGTTTATAGACATTGACAGGTTTAATTTAAGCAAGGAAGGCTTGCCTTATGTTATGTTGGGTGATGAAATCTACGTGCTGACAGACTGGATTGACGCAAGAGAGTGTGAACTTGAAAATCCGATAGAACTGAAAGCTGCAACAGAAAAACTTGCTATGATGCACGAAGCCTCAATAGGTTATACAAATGTTCCTGAAAGTGCAAGGGTCAGAGATGATTTGGGAAAACTTCTGACTAAGTTTGAAAAGCGCTGCAACGAATTTTTGCGTATGAGAAAGATGGCAGATAAAAAAAAGAGCATGTTTGATTACGAGTATCTATTTACATACTCATATTATTTTGACCTTGCAAAGGAAGCACTTGAAAAACTTAAAAATTCAAATTACTTAAAACTTTGTGATGAGGCAAGAGAAAAAAGAGGTTTTATTCACCGGGACTACTCTTACCACAATATTCTCTACACTCACGATGGTGATGTATATATTATAGACTTTGATTATCTTACCTATGACCTTCGAATAGTTGACCTCACAAGCTTTATGCAAAAGGTATTAAAAAGGATTCACTGGGATATAAAAACAGGTGAGAGCATCTTGAACTGGTACTCAAATGTATCGCCACTTAGCAAAGACGAGCTTGAACTTGTCTATATAATCCTGCTTTTTCCCTACAGATATTGGAAAACATGCAACAGGTATTATAATGGTAAAAAGAGCTGGTCTGAAAAAGCATTTACAAACAAGCTTCATGAAGTTATTGCAGAAAAAGAATTTCACTATGATTTTATAAAGTGGCTCGAAAAACAGATATAA
- a CDS encoding type III pantothenate kinase, whose protein sequence is MKDKLLVVDIGNTNIVFGVYKGKDLIASYRMKTDKEKAADEFGILIIQMLSYSGINPAEIMDVIISSVVPPIMYSFERAIQKYFGTNPVVVGPGIKTGLNIKTENPKEVGSDRIVNAVAVNELYGGPAVIIDFGTATTFCALSRKSEYLGGAIAPGIKISAEALFSHASRLHRIELQKPPSVIGKNTVHAMQSGILYGYVGLVDYMVNRIKEEMDEANAKVIATGGLARLIAEESKTIQIVNPTLTLEGLRIIYYKNKQLSV, encoded by the coding sequence ATGAAAGACAAACTTTTAGTTGTTGACATTGGTAATACCAATATTGTGTTTGGTGTTTACAAAGGAAAAGATTTGATAGCAAGTTACAGGATGAAGACTGACAAAGAAAAAGCTGCAGATGAGTTTGGAATACTTATAATTCAGATGCTCTCTTACAGTGGTATAAATCCAGCTGAAATAATGGATGTCATTATTTCTTCTGTTGTACCACCAATAATGTATTCGTTTGAAAGAGCAATACAAAAGTATTTTGGTACAAATCCTGTGGTGGTGGGACCAGGTATCAAGACGGGACTAAACATAAAAACTGAAAACCCGAAAGAGGTCGGCTCAGACAGAATTGTCAATGCCGTTGCAGTAAACGAACTTTATGGAGGTCCTGCAGTAATAATTGATTTTGGAACAGCAACAACTTTCTGTGCACTTTCAAGAAAATCAGAATATTTGGGTGGTGCGATTGCTCCCGGTATTAAAATTTCTGCAGAGGCTCTTTTTTCTCATGCAAGCAGGCTTCACAGAATAGAACTTCAAAAGCCACCAAGCGTAATTGGCAAAAACACTGTACATGCCATGCAGTCCGGTATCCTCTATGGTTATGTTGGTCTTGTGGATTACATGGTAAACAGGATAAAAGAAGAGATGGATGAAGCAAACGCAAAGGTCATTGCAACAGGTGGTCTTGCAAGGCTTATTGCTGAGGAGTCAAAGACAATTCAGATTGTAAATCCTACCTTGACATTAGAAGGACTCAGGATAATATACTATAAAAATAAACAGTTGTCAGTTTAA
- a CDS encoding heavy metal-binding domain-containing protein gives MIVTTTPSIEGKKIVEYKGIVSSEVIVGVNLVKDFFASITDIFGGRSGTYENELIRAREEALQELQNRAAILGANAVVGIDIDYEVLGANGSMLMVSVTGTAVVVE, from the coding sequence ATGATTGTTACAACAACTCCCTCTATTGAGGGCAAAAAAATTGTGGAATACAAAGGAATTGTGAGCAGTGAAGTAATTGTTGGTGTTAATCTGGTAAAAGATTTTTTTGCATCAATCACAGACATATTTGGCGGAAGGTCTGGAACATATGAAAACGAACTTATAAGGGCAAGAGAAGAAGCTTTGCAAGAACTTCAAAATAGAGCTGCTATACTTGGTGCAAATGCAGTTGTTGGAATTGATATAGACTATGAAGTTTTGGGTGCAAATGGAAGTATGCTGATGGTTTCAGTTACAGGAACTGCAGTTGTTGTGGAATAA
- a CDS encoding LL-diaminopimelate aminotransferase yields the protein MESFIQNMFAERIGGSKFGKETVLYKFEKIKRAKAKAKELHPDMELIDMGVGEPDEKADMGIIGTLAYEAGKDENRGYADNGIYEFKVAAAKYLERVYGVKGINPDTEVNHAIGSKSALALLPYAFINPGDVTIMTVPGYPVLGTITKWLGGEVYNVPLLKENNFLPDLSSIPADIRKRAKLMYLNYPNNPCGAVATKEFFEEVVKFAMENNIIVVHDAAYAALVFDGYKPLSFLSVEGAKEVGVEIHSLSKAYNMTGWRLAFVAGNELVVKAFAAVKDNNDSGQFKAIQKAGIYALEHPEITEKINEKYSRRHDLLVKTLRELGFDAQKPKGSFYLYVEIPKGVKNGRRFETAEEFSEYLITEKCISTVPWDDAGHFVRFSVTFEAKTPEDEIRVMEELKRRLSDVEFEF from the coding sequence GTGGAAAGTTTTATTCAGAACATGTTTGCAGAGAGAATTGGCGGAAGCAAATTTGGTAAAGAAACAGTACTTTACAAGTTTGAAAAAATTAAAAGAGCAAAGGCAAAAGCAAAAGAACTTCATCCTGACATGGAACTGATTGATATGGGTGTTGGTGAACCTGATGAAAAAGCTGATATGGGTATAATTGGAACGCTTGCCTATGAGGCAGGAAAAGATGAAAACAGAGGGTATGCTGACAATGGAATTTATGAATTTAAAGTGGCAGCTGCCAAATACTTAGAAAGAGTTTACGGCGTCAAGGGTATTAACCCGGATACAGAGGTAAACCATGCAATTGGTTCAAAGTCAGCCTTAGCACTTTTGCCCTATGCATTTATAAACCCTGGTGATGTAACAATAATGACTGTGCCAGGTTACCCCGTTCTGGGAACAATCACAAAATGGCTTGGTGGTGAGGTGTACAACGTCCCGCTTTTGAAAGAAAACAATTTTTTACCAGATTTGTCGTCAATCCCGGCCGACATAAGAAAAAGAGCAAAACTTATGTACTTGAACTATCCTAACAATCCATGCGGTGCTGTTGCAACAAAAGAGTTTTTTGAAGAGGTGGTAAAATTCGCAATGGAAAACAACATCATAGTTGTGCACGATGCAGCATATGCAGCTTTGGTGTTTGACGGATACAAGCCACTATCCTTCCTGTCAGTTGAAGGGGCAAAAGAAGTTGGTGTTGAAATTCATTCTTTATCCAAAGCGTACAATATGACCGGCTGGCGACTTGCATTTGTTGCAGGAAATGAGCTTGTTGTAAAGGCCTTTGCAGCTGTCAAAGACAACAACGATTCCGGTCAGTTCAAGGCTATCCAAAAAGCAGGAATTTATGCACTGGAACATCCTGAGATCACTGAGAAAATCAATGAAAAATATTCACGCCGTCATGATCTTCTTGTAAAAACATTAAGAGAGCTTGGCTTTGACGCTCAAAAGCCAAAGGGGTCTTTCTATTTGTACGTTGAGATTCCAAAGGGAGTTAAGAATGGCCGAAGGTTTGAGACAGCTGAAGAGTTTTCAGAATACCTGATCACAGAAAAGTGTATTTCAACAGTTCCATGGGATGACGCAGGACATTTTGTAAGGTTCTCTGTCACATTTGAAGCAAAGACACCTGAGGATGAAATAAGAGTTATGGAAGAATTAAAAAGAAGACTTTCTGATGTGGAATTTGAATTTTAG